A section of the Rummeliibacillus pycnus genome encodes:
- a CDS encoding sensor histidine kinase: protein MESLKLFIKDHLAYIFFDILLVFFIFLLYWLDGFRNIDTAIYSFIISLVLTITFLCARYIMRRSFYKKVLQLPSEMEDALQHNAKTPENIATEKYIHKLYEIYQLEAQALYAQQRRHLQFMNQWVHQMKTPISVLELLLQEDDELDKVSVREEVDRLKHGLETVLMNARLDTFEEDMKIEQVALRPLVSSLVNENKRLFITHHVYPNIDIAEDCIVPTDPKWIKFIIGQFITNAVKYTFEDGKKLYLSASIKGTQVILTIKDEGIGIPPSDLKRVTKAFFTGENGRKTGESTGMGLYLAKEVCDKLGHQLEIESEVGRGTTIRVYFQHS from the coding sequence ATGGAGTCTTTAAAACTATTCATAAAAGATCATTTAGCTTATATTTTCTTTGATATATTGCTTGTGTTTTTTATCTTCTTATTATATTGGTTAGACGGATTTCGCAATATAGATACTGCTATTTATTCCTTTATTATTTCACTTGTGCTAACCATCACTTTTTTGTGTGCACGTTATATAATGAGACGATCTTTTTACAAAAAAGTACTGCAATTACCCAGCGAAATGGAAGATGCATTACAACATAATGCGAAAACCCCAGAAAACATTGCAACAGAAAAGTACATTCACAAACTTTACGAAATCTATCAATTAGAGGCACAAGCATTGTATGCACAGCAAAGGCGGCATCTTCAATTTATGAATCAATGGGTGCATCAGATGAAAACCCCAATTAGTGTTTTAGAGTTACTTTTGCAAGAAGATGATGAATTGGATAAGGTAAGTGTTCGAGAAGAAGTAGATCGTTTAAAACATGGACTGGAAACCGTTTTGATGAATGCACGTCTAGATACTTTTGAAGAGGATATGAAAATTGAACAAGTAGCATTACGACCGTTAGTAAGTTCACTTGTAAATGAAAATAAACGATTATTTATCACGCATCATGTGTACCCTAATATTGATATCGCAGAGGATTGTATCGTACCAACGGATCCAAAATGGATAAAGTTTATTATCGGGCAATTTATCACCAATGCGGTGAAATATACTTTCGAAGATGGCAAGAAACTATATTTATCTGCGTCAATTAAGGGTACACAAGTTATTTTAACGATTAAAGATGAAGGGATCGGGATTCCACCATCTGATTTAAAACGTGTAACAAAAGCGTTCTTTACGGGTGAAAATGGGCGTAAAACAGGTGAATCTACTGGAATGGGCTTATATTTAGCAAAAGAAGTGTGCGATAAGCTTGGTCATCAATTGGAAATTGAATCTGAAGTAGGAAGAGGTACAACAATTCGAGTGTACTTCCAGCACTCATAA
- a CDS encoding ABC transporter ATP-binding protein, whose translation MSILKIRDVTKVYEGKVTHRAVNQLSFEVEKGEFLAVMGPSGSGKTTLLNMISTIDTPTSGEIVINDVNPHSLKKNDLAYFRRRQLGFVFQDFNLLQMLTVEENIVLPLTLDDQDLDTMQTRIKDVARQLCIESILDKRPNEISGGQAQKTAIGRAIIHKPSLLLADEPTGNLDSNSSRDVLELLGSINKQENTTIVMVTHDPIAASYCDRVLFIKDGEYFNEIYKDNHRQTFFQAILNVLSLLGGHVGDFSAVRFP comes from the coding sequence ATGTCGATATTGAAAATCCGAGATGTAACAAAAGTATACGAAGGGAAAGTTACACATCGTGCTGTCAATCAACTAAGTTTCGAAGTAGAAAAGGGAGAGTTTCTAGCGGTAATGGGGCCATCAGGAAGTGGTAAAACAACTCTCCTCAATATGATTTCCACTATAGATACGCCAACATCAGGAGAGATTGTCATTAATGACGTAAACCCTCATAGCTTGAAGAAAAATGATTTGGCTTATTTTAGAAGACGTCAGTTAGGATTTGTCTTTCAAGATTTCAATTTGTTGCAAATGCTAACTGTTGAAGAAAATATCGTATTACCCTTAACACTCGATGACCAAGACCTTGATACGATGCAAACGAGGATAAAGGATGTTGCGAGACAATTATGTATTGAAAGTATCCTTGATAAAAGACCAAATGAAATCTCGGGTGGACAAGCTCAAAAAACTGCTATTGGCCGTGCTATTATTCACAAGCCCTCCTTGTTATTAGCAGATGAACCAACTGGAAATTTAGATTCTAATTCATCAAGAGATGTTTTAGAACTTCTTGGCAGTATTAATAAGCAAGAGAACACAACAATTGTAATGGTAACACATGATCCAATTGCTGCAAGTTATTGTGATCGTGTTTTGTTTATAAAAGACGGAGAGTACTTCAATGAAATTTATAAAGATAATCATCGTCAGACATTTTTCCAAGCCATTTTAAATGTGTTGAGTTTACTAGGGGGTCATGTCGGTGACTTTTCGGCAGTTCGCTTTCCTTAA
- a CDS encoding FtsX-like permease family protein → MTFRQFAFLNVIRNFRVYAAFFLSSVASVMVFFIYSMLMFHPKVEDEFLREIAFQGMFVAEVILVLFTLFFLFYSMRAFLEARSKEFGILLHLGMEKRQLNKLILFETMIIGFTSIVVGIIFGYAFSKFFFMIVREILQIDSLPLYFSWKPFALTIGTFTSLFIIISLISVMFIKDNNLVSLLRLYWKNEKIAKYSVWKGIVGLLFLIAAYVMAANIRKEYLIVFTTLTPPFAMIGTYLFFTDSVPFILSRIRKHKKWYWHKYRIVSMAKTSSIMRENARMFFISCMVSTLAFLAIGTLSSMSTFTHQYHQLNPLGLVYSSKLDNPYEKEHITGLIDELQDKGLSYHLNKFDIKRQTSSNTQKPVKIITQSDINRLAVVFGYPVVRLKPGEAMFLPYSEDSINELQNKKVETVLQENNVPLYIDKVYPKVLFSPTELGTNVIVVSDQDFRLIKEPMVGANANQSTNHIFVFYVPQWTKTKDIGTNLDAIMTEAYMTNHENDLPFYFENPGLDYSFIRSTFALLLFIGLLAATVFFLASGSFIYFKLYTGLEEDKKQFDALRRMGITDRELRKIVNSQLIPQFFLPWGLAMFHSTFAFMALQVFWKGIADLSIIREIFLVLAAITCIQLCYFYLIRWRYLSHIRAI, encoded by the coding sequence GTGACTTTTCGGCAGTTCGCTTTCCTTAATGTCATCAGAAATTTCCGTGTCTATGCGGCCTTTTTCTTATCGAGTGTGGCATCTGTTATGGTGTTTTTTATATATTCTATGCTGATGTTTCACCCAAAAGTTGAAGATGAATTTCTACGAGAGATTGCCTTTCAAGGAATGTTTGTAGCAGAGGTTATTCTGGTGCTCTTTACATTGTTTTTCTTGTTTTATTCTATGAGAGCTTTTTTAGAAGCACGTTCAAAGGAATTTGGTATATTACTGCATTTAGGAATGGAGAAAAGACAACTCAATAAGCTAATATTGTTTGAAACAATGATCATAGGGTTTACTTCGATTGTAGTTGGCATCATTTTTGGCTATGCCTTTTCAAAGTTTTTCTTTATGATTGTACGAGAAATACTTCAAATCGATAGCCTACCGTTGTATTTTTCGTGGAAGCCATTTGCGTTAACAATTGGTACATTTACTAGTTTGTTTATCATAATTTCCTTAATAAGTGTGATGTTTATTAAGGATAATAATTTAGTAAGTTTATTGCGACTCTATTGGAAGAACGAAAAAATTGCAAAGTATTCAGTGTGGAAAGGGATTGTAGGATTACTTTTCTTAATTGCTGCCTATGTTATGGCTGCAAATATTCGGAAGGAATATCTTATTGTTTTTACAACTTTAACACCGCCTTTTGCAATGATTGGTACATACCTATTTTTTACAGATTCAGTACCATTTATATTATCCCGTATCCGAAAACATAAGAAATGGTATTGGCACAAGTATCGTATTGTATCAATGGCAAAGACGTCTTCTATTATGCGTGAAAATGCAAGAATGTTCTTTATCTCTTGTATGGTATCAACATTAGCTTTTTTAGCGATTGGTACATTAAGTTCTATGTCGACTTTTACGCATCAATATCACCAGCTAAATCCATTAGGTTTAGTCTATTCAAGTAAATTAGATAATCCATATGAAAAAGAGCATATTACAGGGTTGATTGATGAATTACAAGATAAAGGACTTAGTTATCATCTCAATAAATTTGATATTAAGCGTCAAACTTCATCAAATACACAAAAACCTGTAAAAATTATTACGCAATCAGATATTAACAGATTAGCAGTTGTGTTTGGTTATCCGGTAGTTCGTTTAAAACCTGGAGAAGCGATGTTTTTGCCATATTCTGAGGATTCTATCAACGAACTTCAGAATAAAAAAGTAGAAACGGTTTTACAGGAAAATAATGTGCCACTTTATATTGATAAAGTATATCCAAAGGTACTATTTTCACCGACAGAGCTTGGGACAAATGTGATTGTTGTTAGTGATCAAGATTTTCGTTTGATAAAAGAGCCTATGGTAGGGGCAAATGCCAATCAATCTACTAACCATATTTTTGTTTTCTATGTACCACAATGGACTAAAACAAAGGATATTGGCACAAATTTAGATGCAATTATGACGGAAGCATATATGACAAATCATGAAAATGATTTACCTTTTTACTTTGAAAACCCAGGTTTAGATTATTCCTTTATACGTTCAACGTTTGCATTATTATTATTTATTGGATTATTAGCTGCGACAGTCTTTTTCCTTGCTTCAGGTAGTTTTATATACTTCAAACTTTATACAGGACTTGAAGAAGATAAAAAACAATTCGATGCATTACGTAGAATGGGCATTACAGATAGGGAGTTACGTAAGATCGTTAATAGTCAGCTCATACCGCAGTTCTTTCTCCCATGGGGATTAGCAATGT